A single genomic interval of Bacteroidota bacterium harbors:
- a CDS encoding radical SAM protein — translation MNWENFPESLNCLKECNICPRNCKADRFSGKLGYCKTNAGFNIASICNHRGEEPVISGKDGICNVFFTRCNLQCIYCQNYQISNNKSSEFEYSLSLEQVVNTIIKYLEGGCKAVGFVSPSHNVPQMVAIVKALHQLGYKPIVVYNSNGYDKVETLKDLENIVDIYLPDFKYYESQTAKDYSDCTDYPTIALKAIKEMYRQKGSTLIVNDEGQAEWGMIIRHLVLPGHVEESKKVLKTIAEEISPSIHLSLMSQYYPIENVKDHPLLGRTLTSEEYHEVVHEMENLGFYNGWLQELESGKNYQPDFRKEHPFEYNVKG, via the coding sequence ATGAATTGGGAAAATTTTCCAGAGTCCTTGAATTGCCTGAAGGAATGTAACATTTGTCCAAGGAACTGCAAAGCCGACCGCTTTTCCGGTAAACTTGGATATTGCAAAACAAATGCAGGATTCAATATAGCTTCAATCTGTAACCACAGAGGCGAAGAGCCGGTAATAAGCGGAAAGGATGGAATCTGTAATGTATTTTTCACCCGGTGTAATTTGCAATGCATTTATTGCCAGAATTATCAGATAAGCAATAACAAAAGTTCAGAGTTTGAATATTCTCTTAGCCTGGAACAGGTGGTAAATACCATCATAAAATATTTAGAGGGAGGATGCAAAGCAGTAGGTTTCGTTTCTCCCTCGCACAACGTCCCGCAAATGGTGGCAATAGTAAAGGCTTTACATCAATTGGGGTATAAACCGATAGTCGTATACAATTCCAACGGATACGACAAAGTAGAAACCTTAAAGGATCTGGAAAATATTGTAGATATCTACCTGCCTGATTTTAAATATTACGAAAGCCAGACCGCAAAAGATTATTCTGATTGTACCGATTACCCAACCATTGCCTTGAAGGCAATCAAAGAAATGTACAGACAGAAAGGCTCTACCTTAATAGTAAATGATGAAGGCCAGGCTGAATGGGGCATGATTATCAGACATCTGGTCCTGCCCGGTCATGTCGAAGAAAGCAAAAAAGTGTTAAAGACAATAGCCGAAGAAATTTCACCTTCTATCCATCTTTCACTGATGTCGCAATATTATCCAATAGAGAATGTAAAAGACCATCCTCTGCTTGGACGGACATTGACTTCGGAAGAATACCATGAAGTTGTTCATGAAATGGAGAATTTGGGATTCTATAACGGTTGGTTACAGGAATTAGAGAGCGGAAAAAACTATCAACCGGATTTCAGAAAAGAACATCCCTTTGAATACAATGTAAAGGGATAA